The stretch of DNA AGACTTTGTAGCTGGTAAAACAAAAGTATCCATGAAATTATGACTGAATTTTCTTACTCAACTGTTATTACACCCCTGTATCCCTAGACTCTGGTTATGGGTTCTATCAAAATACAGGCAGACATCATCCATTTCCCAACTGGCATGCAGTCTGAGATGACCAGTGTTCTGTAAATGGTGAGAAGGAAGAGAACCAAATAAGCATGGATAGAGACCTAGACCCTGGAAAATTATCATGATCACTacatgttctctagcccagaTGATCATTCACTTGCTAGTTTCTGGCAAAGAGATAGGTCATATAGAGGTGGTCAAGACGGGGTGACAGTGATCTGGTGGCTTGGTTCTGGGAGCCAGGGAGCCTCAGCAAGAGACATGGAAGCAAACAAATTGAGCGGTTGAAGCCGTGGAAGAAAGAGCTTGTTAACAGCAGTCATTCAGCAGAGCGTATTTCCACTCCCATACCATATGCTATCATTAACATCATCAGATTCTCACAGGAGTTTATTTACCATCAGTGCAGACTTCTTAAAAGCAACGTCCTATTGAACGTGCCTAGTGTTCAGTATTGGACCACACATGGAAGCAGGACTTCTACAAACAGCCTTTCCTGAAGACTTGCAAAAGCTCAGCCAATTTGTTTGTTAGACTGGCTGCTCTCTAAGGAAGTGTTCTTACAATAAGTGTTACCCAGGATTTGTACCCTCCTCCTCTTTATACTGGCTATGTCAACCAGTCTAACCCCcagaaaaaaccctgtaatttctgtaataaCTGGAGTTCCTGTCCAAGGGCAGGTAGAAAAATCTATTGCATTGATACCCCCCCATTCCCCACTACCCCCACAAAAGCTAGTTGAGAGCCAAGTagctgttctgctttgctgcctCTGTGGTTTGGACAATACAGACACAAACTGGAGCATGAGAAAAAAGCAGTGTTGTTCTTCATACAAGCACCTTACACACCGTGAGGCTTTGCAGAACACCATGAGAAAAGTAGGCATTAAgcaagtgtttatttttatatcccGTCAAAGATTCTGTCCAGCCCACTGCTATTTAAGTGCTGAATCTCTAAGCTTTCACTCCTTAAGtttattgtggttttttatgtataatatatatataaaatgtcttttattcctacaaaatttcacagagaagaattCTTTAATCTGATGCTGCAATAAAgcactttatatatatatatgtcacGCTGATGTCATTCAGTTGTGTCTGAAGCATATGTTGCTATTTATTTTGGTTGAGAGGGATGATCTGTTTAGCTATATGTCTTGGGTTCCCAACCCCAGTTGGGGCCCTGATGGCTTTGCTTCCTTCCCGTAACATTTGCATTTGAAGTTGTCTGGCTGCAAAACTCACAGGTAAGAAAGACTAGCTGGAGGCCATCACATCATGGAATATGTGAAGTTCTGCTTGCAGCAAAGGAAGCCTCCTACAAGAAGACCGTCAGGGTCAGTGCTGAGAAGCAAATGCATTGcctgtgccccagccctgaCCTCGGGTTTTATTCCATGGTCAGCCTGGCCAGAGCTGGGTACTGGCTGACGGCCCCTGCCCAGGGGGAGCAGGTGACTTCTCAGTGAAGGATGCTAGGAGCTTCCTGCCGGCCTTCTGCAACATCAGAAACATTGTTGGATGGAGCCCAAGCCAGGGGGAGCCGGCTGCGCTCCACTCTGCTCAGAGAAAATCACTCTTTTCCCTGGAGGGGCAGTCAACAGTTACTGCTGTGTATAGTAACATGCCTAATTTTTATCCTCTGTAACAAGGTCTTTGCTGTGTTGGATGATGAGCCCTGCTGTGAAACTCGTGGGATATAGAAATCCCACAGCCAGAGGATGGAAGCAGGAAGAATTCCTGCCCTAATTCTGCAGGTGCTGAGGACCTGGAGATGTCACCTGAAATCACAGAGTGAGTCTGTGGCAGTCTTAACCTGCACTTTTGCCTGCGGCTTTGAACACAAAACTTCTTGACCAGTTGCTGTTGAGTTGTCGTAGtctgccagcctgggctggagctgagctgtaCCAGTCCCCTGGCATCCGGCGTGCAGTGGTGTTTGTTTGCACACAAAAGGAGCTGTGCCCAGATTTTGCTGGGGCACAGGTGAGGTGAGTACAGCCCATCTCTCAGGGATGAACTTCAGATTTTCTAGGAACATGTTTACAACAACAGAGATCCCAGTAcctgtgtgatttttttcagggcTCCAGCTCCAAGAATCCACTTCTTGGAAAGCACACAAAAAGCCCAGCTGGGCCCAGAAGGATCTCCTTTGGAAAGGGAAGACAGAATGATAATGCCAGGAGAGTTTAGCCAAAGCCTGTGCAGCAGGCCTGAACTGCAATGCCTGGTACTAGCCTAGGAAGGAGCAAGATGTGGTTGTGGTCTGTAGATCTTGAATAAAAACTGTAGTTCTAGAGGAGAAACAAACCTTTCAGACACCCCTGTTCTGGTCTGTGAAGGGACACACCCTGCTGTGTGGCCACATTAGTCTTCTGTGCTGGTGGCACACCTCTGGAGCAGaagattggaaaaaaaccaaaccccagcaCATTACAGGTCTTCAGCTCTAGTCCTCCTGACCTCACTTTTCCACTTGGTCAAGATAATTTTCGACCCTAAACTTGTCTTTTACAGCACCAGTGGtaatgttgtttttttttttatgttaagtTACCAATTATCTTCGATACCAAAATGTAATGGATTCATGAGCTTTATTAGGCCTTCCCTTATTTACTAATAAAAGGATTATACAGAGCACTGCCTACAGTCTTAAAGAAGTTCAAAGACCCCTTTGGTTTATTGTTTGATGGTTGCTCCTTACTCATCTCCATGTGCCTATAATAGCATATTGAGGATCCACCTCTGACTTTCATCACTGTGAAAaattcacttctgttttctggttttttaacctttgttttctttaattcacAAGACTTTCCCTCTTATCCTATGTCAGGTTCTTAAAGAGCCTTTGGGCCAGAGTATGCTGAACCTTGCTTTTCTCCCTAATCTTATacatccctcccttccccaaatAGCTGAATGACGGCAAACTGTGCCTGTCTCCCCACACTTCCAAGTAAAGCAAAGGTCTGGGGTTTCTCATTAGCATCGTGTAGCTGCACCAGAGGTCAGCTGTAGCTGAAGGAGTGTGTgtctgctggcagcaggcagatGTAGTGCAGCGACCTTCTCTAGCATGACTTAAGGCTCAGATCTCCATCCCCAAGTAAATGTCTGAGGCCTTAATTACCATTGCTGTGCCCCATtagagctggcacagcctggcatgCTCTGCCTGAGTGCACAGCCTGGCCTTTTAGCACAAGCTTTCCTTCACCGCCGGGTTAGTCCAAGAGATTCACGTGTGAACAGCAGCCAAGGCACGGCTACATTACAcagcctgttctgctgctgtggggatggTGATTTCCAGCCTGCGGGGCAGGGAGCCAGCTGGGGAAGCACCAGCATAACTGGGGGTAGTCAGTTTTGCTGGAAGAGCCCTCAGATGGCCTCTGAGCAAAGCCATGAGTCCATGAGCCCCATGCATGTGGGTTGCTGGCTGAGGCCAAAGCGTGTCCTATTAGACTAGCAGCAGGATGCCTGAAGTAAACCCTGCTTGTGATGAAAGGAAGGCAATTAAAATTCCACTTCAGTTGCCTTCCTGTCCCACTTCCTAaccttccagcagcaggtgaTTAGCACGACCTGCCTTCtgctgccctggcccagctgtgccagcagagcctgcagcaggcGAGCACTGCTACCACAGCATAGCTGCTGAAGCATGGCAAGGACATTGCAATTCAGCTGTCACGTTTGCCTCATTGACTTAGAATTAGacttatttcagtttttaaataattttgcttttcttttactaaATTTTTGGCTGTAAATTCACTTGCTAGCCCTGTTGTTTAAGGTTTCCCATGTTTCTGTCCAAGATTtcccaaacagaaaagcatACATGCTGTACAGTGACATCAGTGTGCCTCCAGCATGTTACCCACCCCCCTGCAGCCTACCAGGTACATACAGTAGTTCATCTGTGCACAAAAATCCTGGCAAAACACCTGCATCCATTTTCCCAGCCAGAGAGTGCTTTAGGGAAGACAACCCTGCATGACACAGGGAAGCTCTACCGTATCTATAGCTGCCTCTTTGTACAACTTCCTTTGCTCTCGCAGGTCAGCTCAAGGATGAGCACACACTACAGAATTGAGTTCCATGCTGCATTCTTGATGTCTGTCTGTACACACTTTATCATGATTTTTTCATGCTTCAGCACTTTGGAAGAGTGATAACAGGGAAAATGCTCTTTAAAGGAGACTCAACTccattcaggtttttttttaaacaggcactcaagttattttttcctgtcttctatTGCAGGGAACAGTTACCACATAccattcagatttaaaaaatgaaaaaaaaccaacaaaaatccccaaaccagTAAATTTCACCCAGTAACATTCCTCTCTTCTAGCTTACTAggggagctctgcaggaaaCACTAGCAGAAAACAGAGTATGCAAGAGAAGCTCATGcctcagaaagaaaaccaagcacTTCTGTCAGCCTTGAGGTTAAACAGATAGACACTTCTGATAAGTCAGATTTTCACCCCTCCTATAAACAAGTTTATTGCTTTTGAGGACAGCTCCAGGAACTAAACTGTATTAGCAGgtgagaaaaagcaatttttttcttcctcaccaGTTAAAGCAATAGCTGAAGTATGATGAGTGGAAAGTACTGCACTCTGCAGACTCTAAATTGAGGTGggatttatttctgaaaaaaaaccagtttgcTTTCGCCTGAAGCTCTTGGAGGTAGCTGGCCCTGGGCCCCACACCCTTCTAGAACCATTCTGTAGGTGGGAGTTTCCCTAGCACTGGTGTACACGATTGTCATTCTTGTAGAGCAGACTAGTGGAAGTGTAAGAAATGAATGTGTTGAAGAAGGGGATGtgcaaaggaaaggaacagcTTGAACAGGATCACAGATCCCTTCAAAAATGTATGAAACATTTACTAGCGGCAGatcaaaagcagagaaaaggagcagctgctcagacTAAAAACTGCATCAAGCTCATGCTCTCTACTGCCCCAGAAGTGAGGAGTAAATCACATTGGCATCAGCACTCCTCATTGATCAGTGTTTTTCCAGACAGATCCCTCCCTCAGCCTATCACCCAACCCTTTGAACTCAAGCCGATTTGAGGACACAAATTCCACAGTGTTTTTTTAAGTTAGGTTTATTTAGCAATAGAAGTATGTACATGTAAGAGAATCCCCTGCAGCACAAGACATGCACAAAGCAGTGAGGGACTGAAAGTGGTGCTGCTCCATGGCCTTCCTCATCACCTGTCATCCCACTTTACTCAGCAGCAGGGCCAAGATTAGAAAGGAACAGGCGAGAAATTTATCAGTCCATGTGGCAGAATCTTCAGGCAGAGCCTCCCAGTAACCGGTATTAAAACAAGCGGGCCCCATAACCAAATGTCTGTTTAATGCCCTCGAAGTAGTAGCGCTGCCAGCcttgctttgttctttcttcctcaCTGGCAGGAATGCCCTTGCCTTCCAAGCACACCTCTGTCTCACCACCTTTGTCATTGAAGTTCAAGGTAATGGTTGCAAAGTGCCCTAGAGGAACCAAAGCAAATCTGTCAGCAGTGTGTAGTACAGTACATACAGCCctcaggggctgctctgcccctcCTTTCACAGGGCACCACTTAAAAGACTCTTTGAGGTCCTTCGCAGAGGATCTACTTATGGCAGCTGTAGCCTGTCCCTAGAAACACAGGTAGGAGAGGGCTCCCTCTTCCTGGGGTTTGAAGCAGTTGCAGCTACAGCTGCACAAGCAGCTACCTTCATCCTTCCTACCTGGTCACTTCAATCACACAGTGGCTGAAGATGCAGACATGATAACGTGGGATAAGAAGCTGGGATaacactggagcagctccgAGAACAGTGTGCTCCCTGATCATGAGCCACAATACAGTGTAGCAAACGGGGCTGGAATCCTTCAAAGACAGGCAAGGGCAGTAATACCATAGTACATTTCTGGACTACTTACCAGCTGGCCAAGATTTAAATCTCCATTTCATAACAAGTTGCTTCTCAGGAACCTtgaaaaggaagacaaagacTGAGTGGTAATTTCTTGTAAATCCTACAGTCTAATGGAAAACATCTAGAATTGTGTTGATATGAATGAATCCTTAGAGATCCCTtgagaaacacacacacaagaggGAGAGATTTTAAgtgtcattttcttttcaatccCCTTCTAGAAAGGTATGCAACAGTACAGCCCTGAACACTGAGACAGAGTCCCTGTCCAGAAGGCTTTCGTGGCAATTGGGCTAAAGAGAAAAAGGGTCAGTTACTATCTTTAACACTCCTCCCACCCCTGGTAAGTAAAATCACACAAAACCAGGGGAGATCTATGACTGGAAGCCACGTTTTCTCCCCAGACTGAAGTCCCGTGCATTAGTTCATACTGCTAGGAATGCTTCAATCACCACAGAAATTAGAGATAACTATTGGGCACCAGGTAGAACCCCACAGTTAGCTAACAGAAGCATTGTTACAGAACTGATAGGAAGTTACAGCCTGATAAAAGTGCTACCTCTGAGCAAGATACACCTGAACTAGTTAGTACTTACTAGGTCAACAAACTCTCCTGTGACACTGCCATCCAGCAACTGAAACTTGCCTCCTTTATCGGCCTCCAAGGTGGCTTGTGCGTGGGTGAAAGCTTGAACCATCTGAAAAGAATTCAGGAGCAGACCTGTATTACTTGACATTATCTTCCTGCAAACTTATTGCCTCCCACCCAGCTACAAAAGTGCTGGAAGAGGAGGTAAGTGAATAGTGTAAGGTCTTcagcaaaagacaaaacccctgccctggccagaAAAGCAAGGTTTCAGCCACTGCAGCAACATTTCGCCTGCCCAAGTAAAAGAACCCCCAGCTTTCTAATGCTTGGTGTTCTGAGTAACACATTGATTTACTTTGTTGATTTCTTAATGAAACCtaattctaagaaaaaatattctttgctttttaatttttcttatcaaAATAGGAGGAACAAAAGACTAAGACCATGTTTAAATATGATACAatgctgctctctcctcctAAACCATGTAATAGTGTGCAGAAAAGTGGAAGCTGTTCCCAAAGTACGCTTTGATACCACCTAaccttaaaaggaaaaaacaaaaacagaccAGAAGCACACAATTGTAAATCCCAAGTGATCTGGCCACATGCAGTAAGGGATACACCTACAGATAGATGCTGACAGCAGTCTGGAACTTGCTTCTGGTTGGCATTAATCCCCTCTTGTCAACTGTGTGAAAAGATGCACACATAAGCTTTGAGCAACTACTCTGCAGAACAGCTTTCTTAGTCCATTCTCATGGATTGTGAGTGGCCTACAGAACATCTTAAAAAGCTTATTAGGAAGAGCCTCCTATACGCAAAGAACAACTCTCAGAACAAGCCAGGCATTACCTCCTGAGTAATGAATACCCGGTAGAGCTCCTCAGGAGATGTTAAGAAGGTGTCCTTCAAGCTGATCTTACAGGTAGGGATCTTGACTCCAATAGATTTGGACTGTGATGGGGCAGTACTGCTCCGGGCAGCCGTCTAACAAaacaacaaggaaaacaaacaaatacacactttttttcacaaaaaaaaccaacaaccaaaccaaaaatcaacAAATGGTTCACATAtccaaggggaaaaacaaaacctcttgGTAAAGATGCAATTAGATACAAAAGTACTTAGATGTAAAAAGCAGATTTATCATTTTGCTTGGATGAAACATCATGTGCTGCCAATGGAAACAAGTGACACCTATGCCACAGACTGCCAGTTCCTGGATGTATATATCCTATACACAACACAGGTTGCTCCTGTAAGCCCCAGAATCTAATACAGTATACCTTTCTTCACTGATCCCAAAGCATGTTTGCAGTTTTGTTTACCTTGCAGTCTTCTGCTTTAGGAGCCACCTGAGGTGCTGTTTCCATATGTTCACCATTCACTGTGGGCAAAATCATGCCCTGGGTGAATTCTGGAAAGACAGGAATGTGCCCATGaaaccaataaaaaaatcaagtaaacCTTCTGACTGTACTCTGAAATACACAATCAAAAAGGGCTTCCTGGTTTCCCCCTTGCTCTTGCTAGCATCCATGACTTGAAACAGATTTTAGAAAAAGTAAACAGACCTCTTTTTACAAGCAATTCATTCTTTCCCTCACTACTGTCCACCGAAGGCCCTGTCAGAACCTGGAATTTACCTCCTCTTCGTAGCCTAGACATAGCATCTTCCACACATTGCTCTCACATTAATGTTGGTTAGCTTtagacttttttcctctctcactcTCTAATAAAAATTGCAATCACGTCTCAAGAACTTTTGCCTTGCTGGCCTAGACACACCAAACcaagcttttccatttcttttcacacTGGCTCTTCATTTCTTGTATCACTGCAGTAAACAATAGTAACTTCTAACTCCCTCCTTGATTTATCTTTATCAACACCACATGCCAAAACTACACATGGAAACCCAGGCAAGGCCTCACCAGCACCCTGTCCAGCAGCAACACTTTTGTAATTCAGTCAGAACCTTCAGCCTCTTTCAGAattacatttgctttttctccagctCAGTCACTTCTGCTTTTACCAATTATacaacattttgattttttcttcctcttcatccaTTCAGACTGGCAAAATTGCAttataaagcagaattttatcATATGTGCATAAACCTGTATCCTGCAATACTTGGTTCCCACCTGTTCTCATTTATTGCAGCCCACATCATCATACAGTTTTTCCTGATCAGCATTCTTATTTTTCACTGGGTGACTGCATCTCCCAGCCTGAACACTATAGTgcctgaaaaaaccccaaaattacagaaatttgaTCCTGGAAAAACGGAAATCAGTGGTGGTTTGTACCCACCATATCTAGAACATGTAGTGTAATATAGGTAAATAGATATAAAAAAGCAACTGTAGCATTCCCAGCCTGTATTTGAGAGGAAAGCCAAACTCAACCAAAGCACATTGATTTAACTCCAACTGGTGGACTCatatttaacttaaaaaaaaaatgtatttgatgcAGATGCTGAAACAGCTCATTAAAAGACAGCAACAAAACCTGCAGAGCAATTTCCAGACATCAGTTATTCTAAACTCTAAGTAACACTAGATGTCTTTACTAGtgttgcaagaggaaaaaaaacaaacaaacaaaccacaaactgGAGAAGATATCACTTTCAAAGGGAGAAGCAAACTGAAGGCCAGATTGTGCCCACAGGCAGTGACTGTGTCACTGGGtaacaaacacattttactGGCTTTCATTTTCTCTATAGCTGAGCTTCAGCACGTGAAGGGCattctcagttttaaaatataaatccaaaaatactgtttattaCTGGGTTATCACAAAGTCAATCTTTCTGGGCTGTGCTATACTGCCTAGAACCAGAAATGCTTCTTACCAAATTCTAACAATTtccaaaaatacagaaaagttaCTGTTATTGCTCTGACACCTTTCTGTTGAGATGGAGTGAGCAACTCCTCTCTTTACCCCCATCCCTTCTTTAGAATTAGTCCATATGGGTTCCCATAACACTTCTCTCTCTCAGTTACATACCCGTTTTGAGAGTGCTGATGTAAGTTTTCATTGCATCTCTAATTTTCTTTGCACCCTCTTGCTTCATCAGGGTCTTCAAGTTAGTGTCAGGCTCATCTTTAGCAAGGCTGACAAGGATCTGAACAACAAAGACAAGCATTGATTAACAAGGACAAATGTGCACACTTCTTTTATTAGTCAATTCAACATCACAGACTTTGGCTAAACTTTCATAAATAGCCCTGAAGTTTTACTCGTCTTTCACTTCATCTCTCAGCCTACAGTGTTGTACGTGTGTGCCTAAATACCTTCTTGTGCTATAGAGCCCTCGTATCCAGAAGACAGGAATTAATTTGATAAAGATACATGGTGGGGGAGCGCCTCTCTGTCAGGGAGAGTAGTGACAGAATGAAAGAGAATGGATTTAAGTTGAAAGAGgatagatttagattagatcATTCTTTACTCTGAAGGTGGTGAGgcgctggaacaggttgcccagagaatctgtggatgctccatccctggaggtgttaaAGACCAGGTTGGACGAagctctgagtaacctggtctagtgacAGATGTCCCTACTCATGGCTGAGAGGTTGATAATGTATGACCTTTAAAGATCTcatccaatccaaaccattctttgattctattAACTGAAACAGTTTCTAGGAGTAAAAAATTCTACACAAATGTTCTAAGAAAGGTAACTGGGAAGGAAATATTAATGCTGTGAGTATTCCTGTTAGCACACTCCATACATCCAGTTGTGCTTACCTCAACTTCATTGATGTCATTTTCATCCGAGAGGTTAGGAATCTCCACATAACCTTTGTACTTCACTCCTGTCTTTGAGGTGCCTGCAATTATAATTATATTGTTCAGATCAACCTTTCTTACTCTGGTTCTTGTAAAAGCAAACTTGTATTGTATCAAAATACAATacttccctttatttttatttcccaagtGAGATAAGTATCCTTACCCTTCATATTATACATGAATCTGACCTTGAAACAGGAGGAGTGCACCTCACTCACCAGTCCATGCCAGCTTGATAGCCCACTCATAGAAGAAGATAAGTTTCCCTTTGCGGTTATTAATGGAGGCCTCTCCATCCAGTTTGCTCACTTCTGTCACCTCACACATCCCTTCCTCACCCTCCACCCtgacaggcaggaggagagctTTCAGCCGCTCCGTGGACCAGTTGGAGGCATCCCTCTCCGTCCTGCAGGAAAACCGAGCGGGGTGAGAATCCGGGACAGGCCACGCTACCAGCATATATTGGGACTATCCAGTGTTCCCCGATTTTTGTCGCCCTGCCCCGCTTCAACACAAGCACACAAGACATTTCTTCTCCAGGCCACCTCCACACATTCCCCCGGCAACATCGGCTCGGGCAGCCCCCTGCACACGCATGGAGCCGGGGGCCGCCCCAGAGGATCAGCCCGGACACCCCCGCCTCAGCACCAGTCCGCAAGGAGGGGACGGGAGGCGTCCCCTCTGCGCGCGACTCCGGCCGTGCAGCCCCCTCCGCCCCGCGGCCTCCCGGGCGGATCTGGGAGCAGCCGCCCCGCTCACCAGTGCCAGTTGTTGACGTTGGTGGCGTCCGCCCGCTGCTCCACGATCCAGCGCGGGTCTCCCTCCCCCCACTTGGCCATCGGGACCGGGATTGCCGCCTCCGCTCCGAGCACCCGTGGAAGCTGCTAGAACCGCCGCGCCGCCTCCCGCTTTCCGCCCGGCGCGGGCCCTTCCGGCACGCCCCCGCGGTGCAACCCCGGCTTATTGGTTCCGCTCGGCTAACTGGTTCCGCCGCGCCgccagcagctggggctggggctaGTGCTCGTGCTCCCGTCCTGTTCTCGCCGGCCCACAGCTCCCGGAGCCCACAGCTCTCGGAATCGGTCCAGAGCCCCGATCCCGGCTGCCGGCCTAGACACCGCACTGCCGCGCACACCGCCCGCTGGGACTGGTAGTCCGAAGGCACGTC from Corvus cornix cornix isolate S_Up_H32 chromosome 5, ASM73873v5, whole genome shotgun sequence encodes:
- the AHSA1 gene encoding activator of 90 kDa heat shock protein ATPase homolog 1; its protein translation is MAKWGEGDPRWIVEQRADATNVNNWHWTERDASNWSTERLKALLLPVRVEGEEGMCEVTEVSKLDGEASINNRKGKLIFFYEWAIKLAWTGTSKTGVKYKGYVEIPNLSDENDINEVEILVSLAKDEPDTNLKTLMKQEGAKKIRDAMKTYISTLKTEFTQGMILPTVNGEHMETAPQVAPKAEDCKTAARSSTAPSQSKSIGVKIPTCKISLKDTFLTSPEELYRVFITQEMVQAFTHAQATLEADKGGKFQLLDGSVTGEFVDLVPEKQLVMKWRFKSWPAGHFATITLNFNDKGGETEVCLEGKGIPASEEERTKQGWQRYYFEGIKQTFGYGARLF